Proteins co-encoded in one Kutzneria chonburiensis genomic window:
- a CDS encoding TetR/AcrR family transcriptional regulator, translating to MGYHGWQGNPPRTEDEARHRIVEAATACIDRAGLARTSLSDIAAEAGVTRQTVYRYFPRLPDILAAVAIAGVEAFAERMQRHLASFGSPAEVAVESVLFSLHTVPREPYLGLLLEAGEADVFTGAVTSAQSFALGARILRNTPVDWAAAGVRTDDDFQGLAEILMRLFLSLLQYPSTPTPTDDDLRALVRRWLGPALVSGSVRGR from the coding sequence ATGGGGTACCACGGATGGCAGGGCAACCCGCCGCGGACCGAGGACGAGGCCCGTCACCGGATCGTCGAGGCGGCGACGGCGTGCATCGACCGGGCCGGGCTGGCCAGGACCAGCCTGTCCGACATCGCCGCCGAGGCCGGCGTGACCCGGCAGACCGTCTACCGGTACTTCCCGCGCCTGCCGGACATCCTCGCCGCCGTCGCCATTGCCGGCGTCGAAGCCTTCGCCGAGCGGATGCAGCGCCATCTGGCCTCGTTCGGCAGTCCGGCCGAGGTCGCCGTGGAGTCGGTGCTGTTCAGCCTGCACACGGTTCCCCGCGAGCCCTATCTGGGTCTGCTTCTCGAGGCGGGCGAGGCCGACGTCTTCACCGGCGCGGTCACTTCGGCCCAGTCCTTCGCCCTCGGCGCCCGCATCCTGCGCAACACGCCGGTCGACTGGGCGGCCGCCGGCGTCCGCACCGACGACGACTTCCAAGGGCTGGCCGAGATCCTGATGCGGCTGTTCCTGTCGTTGCTCCAGTACCCCTCGACGCCCACGCCCACCGACGACGACCTGCGGGCCCTGGTCCGCCGCTGGCTCGGCCCGGCCCTCGTCAGCGGCTCAGTCCGCGGCCGGTGA
- a CDS encoding diacylglycerol kinase produces MAYRVVQWSTGNVGRHAIAGIAARPDLDLVGVWVSTVDKVGRDAGELAGLGRELGVVATDDVEELLALRPDCVVYTAMADDRLMEAIDDLRRILRAGINVVSSSPVFLQFPKGTVPDEVSEPVRRAAADGGVSLWVNGIDPGFANDLLPLALTGISERVDQVRCLEILDYSTYHNRKVLFDIMGFGGALSDIPLLLQPGVLSLAWGSVVRQLASGLDIELDGVEESYQRLPAPETFEIGTGEIAAGTAAGLRFEVRGMRGGRAVCVLEHVTRLRPDIGPDWPQPAGQGCYRVEVTGEPNYTLDLTLLGSDGDHNTAGLKATAMRLVNAIPAVVAAPPGLLTALDLPLITGRGLSR; encoded by the coding sequence GTGGCCTATCGGGTGGTGCAGTGGAGCACCGGCAACGTCGGGCGGCACGCGATCGCCGGCATCGCGGCGCGCCCGGACCTCGATCTCGTCGGCGTGTGGGTGTCCACAGTGGACAAGGTCGGGCGGGACGCCGGCGAACTCGCCGGACTCGGCCGGGAACTCGGCGTCGTCGCGACCGACGACGTGGAGGAGTTGCTGGCGCTGCGGCCCGACTGCGTCGTGTACACGGCGATGGCCGACGACCGGCTGATGGAGGCGATCGACGACCTCCGGCGCATCCTGCGAGCCGGGATCAACGTGGTCTCCAGCAGCCCGGTGTTCCTCCAGTTCCCGAAGGGAACCGTGCCCGACGAGGTGTCGGAACCGGTTCGCCGAGCGGCGGCCGACGGCGGAGTGTCGTTGTGGGTCAACGGCATCGATCCCGGTTTCGCCAACGATCTGCTGCCGCTGGCGCTCACCGGGATCAGCGAACGCGTCGACCAGGTGCGCTGCCTGGAGATCCTGGACTACAGCACGTATCACAACCGCAAGGTGCTGTTCGACATCATGGGATTCGGCGGCGCGCTGTCGGACATCCCGCTGCTGCTGCAACCGGGTGTGCTGAGCCTGGCCTGGGGCAGCGTGGTTCGCCAGCTGGCGTCCGGTCTGGACATCGAGCTCGATGGGGTGGAGGAGAGCTACCAGCGCCTGCCGGCGCCGGAGACCTTCGAGATCGGCACCGGGGAGATCGCCGCCGGCACGGCCGCCGGGCTGCGGTTCGAGGTGCGCGGGATGCGAGGCGGCCGTGCGGTGTGCGTGCTGGAGCACGTCACCCGGCTGCGTCCCGACATCGGGCCGGACTGGCCGCAGCCGGCGGGCCAGGGCTGCTACCGGGTCGAGGTCACCGGGGAACCCAATTACACGCTCGACCTGACGCTGCTCGGCTCGGACGGCGACCACAACACCGCCGGCCTCAAGGCGACCGCGATGCGTCTGGTGAACGCGATCCCGGCGGTGGTCGCCGCCCCGCCCGGGCTGCTCACGGCGCTCGACCTCCCGCTGATCACCGGCCGCGGACTGAGCCGCTGA
- a CDS encoding SDR family oxidoreductase, giving the protein MTILDLFRVTDKVAVVTGAGRGIGAATAVALAEAGADVVISSRTEAELHEVAARIEQAGRKAHVVAADLSAPDAAAALAAAAQETFGRLDIVVNNVGGTYPRPLLDTTVEFLEEAFRFNVSTAHALTVAAAPAMLADCGGAIVNISSVMGRVAGRGFAAYGTAKAALAHYTRLAATDLSPRIRVNAIAVGSVATSALDVVVRNDELRGKMEAATPLHVIGDADHIAATAVYLASGAGGYVTGKVFEVDGGLQVPNLEFGLPDL; this is encoded by the coding sequence ATGACGATCTTGGATCTGTTCCGGGTGACGGACAAGGTCGCCGTGGTCACCGGCGCCGGCCGCGGCATCGGCGCGGCCACGGCGGTGGCGCTGGCCGAGGCCGGCGCGGACGTGGTGATCTCCTCCCGTACGGAGGCCGAGCTGCACGAGGTGGCCGCCCGTATCGAGCAGGCCGGCCGCAAGGCCCACGTCGTGGCGGCCGACCTGAGCGCGCCGGACGCCGCCGCCGCACTGGCCGCCGCGGCGCAGGAGACCTTCGGGCGGCTCGACATCGTGGTCAACAACGTCGGCGGCACCTACCCGCGGCCGCTGCTGGACACGACCGTCGAATTCCTCGAAGAAGCCTTCCGCTTCAACGTGTCCACCGCCCACGCCCTGACGGTCGCCGCCGCGCCGGCGATGCTGGCCGACTGCGGCGGCGCGATCGTGAACATCTCGTCCGTGATGGGACGCGTCGCCGGCCGCGGCTTCGCCGCCTACGGCACGGCCAAGGCCGCGCTCGCGCACTACACCCGTTTGGCGGCAACGGATCTCTCGCCCCGCATCCGGGTCAACGCGATCGCCGTCGGCTCGGTGGCGACCTCGGCGCTGGACGTCGTGGTCCGCAACGACGAGCTGCGCGGCAAGATGGAAGCCGCCACGCCGCTGCACGTCATCGGCGACGCCGACCACATCGCGGCCACGGCCGTGTATCTGGCCTCTGGCGCCGGCGGTTACGTGACCGGCAAGGTGTTCGAGGTGGACGGCGGCCTCCAGGTGCCCAACCTGGAGTTCGGCCTGCCCGATCTGTGA
- a CDS encoding sulfotransferase family protein, with protein sequence MIVGRDGVGTVEDLHASATKITGLTDFGDDDYLDGLAVLLASYERDAGLTPLGNKVMRSFLRGALVSRLLSEAAWQQYPEHAEVPIERPIFVTGLPRTGTTALHRLLSADPAHQGLQVWLTEVPQPRPPRETWAGNPVFQAIEENYRRHHVEHPEFMGLHYMSADEVEECWQLLRQSMRSISYECLAHLPTYSAWLAGQDWTEAYRRHRRNLQLIGLPDRDRRWVLKNPSHLFALDALLAAYPDALVIQTHRSPRSVIASVCSLNQQASAGWSTVFEGDVVGRDQFDLWARGLDRFTADRAKYDPAQFFDVRYRDLVGDPIGTMRAIYAHFGLPLTDRAEAAMTAIHADNSSGQRQPAHRYQLSDFGLTGEEVDERFADYLLAQGGDGL encoded by the coding sequence ATGATCGTCGGACGGGACGGTGTCGGCACGGTCGAGGACCTGCACGCCTCGGCGACCAAGATCACCGGGCTGACGGACTTCGGCGACGACGACTATCTTGACGGACTCGCCGTGCTGCTGGCGTCCTACGAACGCGACGCCGGCCTGACTCCGTTGGGCAACAAGGTGATGCGCTCCTTCCTGCGCGGAGCCCTGGTGTCCCGGCTGCTCAGCGAGGCCGCGTGGCAGCAGTACCCCGAGCACGCCGAGGTGCCGATCGAACGGCCGATCTTCGTCACGGGCCTGCCGCGCACCGGAACCACGGCGCTGCACCGGTTGCTCAGCGCGGATCCGGCCCATCAGGGCCTCCAGGTGTGGCTGACCGAGGTGCCGCAACCCCGGCCGCCCCGGGAGACCTGGGCCGGCAATCCGGTGTTCCAGGCCATCGAGGAGAACTACCGCCGGCACCACGTCGAGCATCCCGAGTTCATGGGGCTGCACTACATGTCGGCCGACGAGGTCGAGGAGTGCTGGCAGCTGCTGCGCCAGTCGATGCGGTCGATCTCGTACGAGTGCCTCGCGCACCTGCCGACGTACTCCGCCTGGCTGGCCGGCCAGGACTGGACCGAGGCCTACCGCCGGCACCGGCGCAACCTCCAGCTGATCGGCCTGCCGGACCGCGATCGCCGCTGGGTGCTGAAGAATCCCAGCCACCTGTTCGCCCTCGACGCGCTGCTGGCCGCGTACCCCGACGCGCTCGTGATCCAGACGCACCGGTCCCCGCGGTCCGTCATCGCGTCGGTGTGCAGCCTGAACCAGCAAGCCAGCGCCGGCTGGTCCACGGTGTTCGAGGGCGATGTCGTCGGGCGGGACCAGTTCGACCTGTGGGCGCGCGGCCTCGACCGCTTCACCGCCGACCGGGCCAAGTACGACCCGGCGCAGTTCTTCGACGTGCGGTACCGGGACCTGGTCGGCGATCCGATCGGGACCATGCGGGCGATCTACGCGCACTTCGGGCTGCCGCTGACCGACCGCGCGGAGGCGGCCATGACGGCCATCCACGCGGACAACAGCTCCGGCCAGCGGCAGCCGGCGCATCGCTACCAGTTGTCGGACTTCGGGTTGACCGGCGAGGAGGTCGACGAGCGCTTCGCCGACTACCTGCTGGCACAAGGTGGGGACGGGCTATGA
- a CDS encoding helix-turn-helix domain-containing protein — translation MTRSSPPTERVVAVLDFLVAHPGRRFGLSELARAVGLAKPTCLGIANELTRGGYLVLDPATKAYRLGPALIAAGRVAQQDFTAAALARRELAELSARYDTVGTASAVVGEQIMVLESSGPARAAATVKVGQTYPFAPPVGLMYVLWDGDRALDEWLARPPTLPSRTDRAHLRQVVTECRDRGYLVESLSPNGMRLHALMAGVAAYDLPAEVRDLVGEMVSSLGERVYLGADLAARRKHPVSLLAAPTFDADGRQELVLTLYVGAAITGAEIARRGDALVAAADAVTSQVSGRRPTGWR, via the coding sequence GTGACCCGCAGCTCGCCGCCGACCGAGCGGGTGGTCGCGGTGCTGGACTTCCTGGTCGCGCACCCGGGCCGGCGCTTCGGCCTGTCCGAACTGGCCCGCGCGGTCGGGCTGGCCAAGCCGACGTGCCTGGGCATCGCCAACGAGCTGACCCGCGGCGGCTATCTGGTGCTCGATCCGGCGACGAAGGCCTACCGGCTCGGTCCGGCGCTGATCGCCGCGGGACGCGTTGCCCAGCAGGACTTCACGGCGGCGGCGCTGGCCCGGCGCGAACTCGCCGAGCTCAGCGCCCGCTACGACACCGTCGGCACGGCGTCCGCCGTGGTCGGCGAGCAGATCATGGTGCTGGAGAGCAGCGGGCCGGCGCGGGCCGCCGCCACGGTCAAGGTCGGCCAGACCTACCCGTTCGCCCCGCCGGTCGGCCTGATGTACGTGCTGTGGGACGGCGACCGGGCCCTGGACGAGTGGCTGGCCCGGCCGCCGACGCTGCCGTCCCGCACCGACCGCGCGCACCTGCGGCAGGTCGTCACCGAGTGCCGCGACCGCGGCTACCTGGTGGAAAGCCTGTCCCCCAACGGGATGCGGCTGCATGCGCTGATGGCCGGCGTCGCCGCGTACGACCTGCCGGCCGAGGTGCGGGACCTGGTCGGCGAGATGGTCTCCAGCCTCGGCGAGCGGGTGTACCTCGGCGCCGACCTGGCGGCGCGGCGCAAACACCCGGTGAGCCTGCTCGCCGCGCCGACCTTCGACGCCGACGGCCGTCAGGAGCTGGTGCTCACCCTGTACGTCGGCGCGGCCATCACCGGCGCCGAGATCGCCCGCCGCGGCGACGCACTGGTCGCCGCGGCCGACGCGGTCACCTCGCAGGTCAGCGGACGGCGGCCCACCGGTTGGCGGTGA
- a CDS encoding nuclear transport factor 2 family protein, which produces MDLIALEEIRRLKHRYLRSLDLKRWTEFGLTLTVDATADYGTPVYGDRLRLAGRDEIVTFMSRRLGPEVITVHFAGQAEIDIDGDEATGTWNLLDTVIATDRQVVIQGAAFYEDRYRREDDGVWRISHTGYDRTYEAMFTQTDLPGFKLTANRWAAVR; this is translated from the coding sequence ATGGACCTGATCGCGCTCGAGGAGATCCGCCGGCTCAAACACCGCTATCTGCGCAGCCTGGACCTCAAGCGCTGGACCGAGTTCGGGCTGACGCTGACCGTCGACGCCACGGCCGACTACGGCACCCCGGTGTACGGCGACCGGCTGAGGCTGGCCGGCCGCGACGAGATCGTCACGTTCATGAGCCGCCGGCTCGGGCCGGAGGTGATCACCGTGCACTTCGCCGGGCAGGCCGAGATCGACATCGACGGCGACGAGGCGACAGGCACCTGGAACCTGCTGGACACCGTGATCGCGACCGATCGTCAGGTCGTGATCCAGGGCGCCGCGTTCTACGAGGACCGCTACCGGCGCGAGGACGACGGCGTGTGGCGGATCAGCCACACCGGCTACGACCGGACCTACGAGGCCATGTTCACGCAGACCGACCTGCCCGGCTTCAAGCTCACCGCCAACCGGTGGGCCGCCGTCCGCTGA